The following coding sequences lie in one Acropora palmata chromosome 3, jaAcrPala1.3, whole genome shotgun sequence genomic window:
- the LOC141875562 gene encoding cytochrome c1, heme protein, mitochondrial-like: MAYRFNRLRDISNRLQDVVKMQSRLAATATEDGMKSNRSLWFALGTLAAGGLATGYLLQPNVKAADLELHPPHFPWVHKGPFSSLDHAAIRRGYEVYRQVCAACHSMDQLAYRHLVNVAYTEDEMKAIAADAQIEDGPDDDGNMFSRPGKLSDHFPKPYPNEQAARAANAGAYPPDLSLITSARHGGEDYVFSILTGYEDPPGGCTEKEDLYFNPYFPGQYIAMAPALYNDVMEYSDGTPATISQMAKDVCTFLKWAAEPEHDDRKRMGMKALTLLGMLTFASYYYKRHKWSVLKSRKIVYRPSPHS, translated from the exons ATGGCGTATCGGTTCAACCGGCTTCGTGATATTTCGAATCGATTACAGGATGTCGTTAAG ATGCAGTCCAGGTTAGCTGCTACAGCAACAGAAGATGGAATGAAAAGTAACCGAAGC TTGTGGTTTGCTCTTGGTACGCTTGCCGCTGGCGGACTTGCTACTGGTTATTTGCTTCAGCCAAATGTCAAAGCTGCAGACCTTGAACTTCATCCTCCACATTTCCCTTGGGTGCACAAAGGTCCATTTAGCTCACTGGATCATGCTGC CATTCGTAGAGGGTATGAAGTTTATAGACAAGTTTGTGCTGCCTGCCATTCCATGGACCAATTGGCTTATCGTCATCTTGTTAATGTAGCTTACACAGAGGATGAAATGAAAGCTATTGCTGCAGAT GCACAAATTGAAGATGGACCAGATGATGATGGGAACATGTTTTCAAGACCAGGAAAG TTGTCGGACCATTTTCCAAAACCATACCCTAATGAACAGGCTGCGAGAGCTGCTAATGCTG gtgCATATCCACCAGACTTGAGTCTAATCACATCAGCAAGACACGGAGGGGAG gACTATGTGTTTTCCATTCTAACGGGATATGAAGATCCTCCTGGTGGATGCACTGAAAAAGAGGACTTGTACTTTAACCCTTATTTCCCAGGACAGTATATTGCCATGGCACCAGCACTGTACAATGACGTTATGGAGTATTCAGACG GTACACCAGCAACAATCAGTCAAATGGCAAAAGATGTGTGCACATTCCTGAAATGGGCAGCAG AACCTGAACATGATGATCGAAAGAGGATGGGGATGAAG GCCCTGACTCTGCTGGGGATGCTCACATTTGCCTCGTACTACTATAAACGTCACAAGTGGTCTGTACTAAAAAGCCGTAAGATCGTTTATCGGCCATCGCCCCACTCGTGA
- the LOC141875563 gene encoding cleavage and polyadenylation specificity factor subunit 5-like, whose translation MAVNDRMNARGWPRSRASSNAGKYLTGPQVTQMDRTVRLYPLTNYTFGTKEALYEKDSSVQARFTRMREEYDKFGMRKTVEGVLIVHEHGLPHVLLLQLGTTFFKLPGGELVAGEDEIEGLKRSMTEILGRPEQGAEVDWVVEDCLGNWWRPNFEAPQYPYIPAHITKPKEQRKLFLVQLGEKANFAVPRNYKLVAAPLFELYDNSPGYGPIIASLPQLLSRFSFIYL comes from the exons ATGGCGGTCAATGACAGAATGAATGCACGAGGTTGGCCAAGGAGTCGGGCCTCAAGTAATGCAGGAAAATACTTGACTGGGCCACAAGTAACACAGATGGATCGAACCGTGCGATT gtaTCCTTTAACAAATTACACATTTGGAACAAAGGAAGCATTGTATGAGAAGGACAG ttcagTGCAGGCAAGATTTACAAGGATGAG GGAAGAATATGATAAGTTTGGTATGAGAAAAACTGTTGAAGGAGTACTGATTGTGCACGAGCATGGATTGCCACATGTGTTATTGTTGCAGCTAGgaacaacatttttcaaact GCCTGGTGGTGAACTAGTGGCAGGAGAAGATGAGATAGAGGGACTTAAAAGATCTATGACTGAA ATCTTAGGGAGACCTGAACAAGGAGCTGAGGTAGACTGGGTCGTGGAGGACTGCCTTGGAAACTGGTGGAGGCCAAACTTTGAAGCTCCTCAG TATCCATATATTCCTGCTCACATAACCAAGCctaaagaacaaagaaagctGTTCTTGGTTCAATTAGGAGAAAAAG CTAATTTTGCTGTGCCTCGTAATTACAAGCTTGTTGCTGCTCCGCTATTTGAACTGTATGACAATTCACCCGGCTATGGACCAATCATTGCCAGTCTTCCACAGTTGCTCAGCAG GTTCAGCTTCATATATTTGTAA
- the LOC141875564 gene encoding uncharacterized protein LOC141875564: MDTAAPSPLASSEEKTNGAKLSRLLIDGGTKVLRDIFHRYHPPARLAADLNANYLILVDLFRRRILDRHQWDTLFPPGRVSPDSNTFDITLLFLLLTNICGLKRPSSGWHAKPRSRDTSREANLARLKYFRNVLCHITTTDVNTKTFLRQWKEISGALVDLGFDQAEIDRLQAERCGEKDYLKVLRDWADSEEDIKSQMKELRQTLTETQRTVEEMHQLQLDAYLTLHCSKTKLEELCQAQREDRQLFQESRQTQNMTYEAVGELRENQTKTGQALENVQADVQEMKQTISCLEGKQKEDTVDEILQELAMSEFKGDIQHHAGRFQEGTREWIFAKVEKWLDNRKTQNRVMVISGNAGMGKTVISAVICQRMQQAGRLSGSHFCQHNNIRYKNPQLMLQSLACHLSHALPEYKTVLVETLSRNVGRELNNMGVEELFALLFKEPLSSVCDPGHNMLMVIDGLDESEFKGRNELLDVIANHFCKLPVWIRFLVTTRPERNITEKLKLLKPFVLEPTDEMNLEDIKTFFERQLQPAVKPDNFESTIKMLVAKSEGLMLYAYFLVLHFKEKASSLHQANFDVSLPLGISSVYHTYFKRLENELITELGIKEEKFLDLLCCLCASREPLPIDLVSKVLLPSTDSPFARRKVLKALSSVSSLLPIRSGCLHVIHKSVKDWLTDKSCYGEHDFLMDEEVGHELLGKLCAQELDDLKAKGVHKVQFTIAQKYALYHGARHLLHLDENRRQPKLDELAKKYVLDLELLFARVCANNSKATEDLLWLHYEGISSLLSPDSHSILKTLMFLLRKHHLRMISHPGVFLQAALNEGGTDLSCVAANLLRSKYPEISCMEYVLKNTQAIFVLARFFCSSRVACLDVSKHLDYMACECADGTLQLWSLETGKLEWTRPVKVAKCLDRVLPLRSLPSRSLYRSVVFHPAENLVLPGILSHGYATDGELKPLFPQSDCIFTVCSISGDMTKMLTDFPHNEKCLVLWSLTDGSEIARFSTDEAVESFAWSPNGRLIAVSFRTRLISLIDATNGFRTLVQKEVPRMLGPIKFSSDQKALFVSLGVAKGIDLCRFNINMVDTHSFSLDLSPDDGGGAESHCDFGFLSGDVIPASGWDLFFNFRLNKETVLRFSPKMITIEMLNASAAAIEPDVHGGTQDLVLSLNGDILYVLSYEFSDCASLIGVWDTSSGNFITEKKVKHMGIIRVVAVTEGVLFECCEPFGNSVELWDSKLAARIYRWPNFGELRRSIPISETQVAFIEGGGVVKRRLEMTILDTSNGSVVASIALDYRRNVVACNSKCQVVTASGHTLQCSDGTSVLWETDLDLPAHNSDDHCNYRFCGMVSPAEQYLLIWAEGPTSDDCRYVLDACSGTVLNTLLKGRTDVVDCKFISDVECVMLCSKGAFPMEEARLELHNALSGNVLTVLELDYALNFLHAAVCPRNRFIAVELLKSSRSSSSNFKVIRAWSSERRVCGNNGRMGETEASNDDRKQMISARFFAGKQRDQTRTGSR; the protein is encoded by the exons ATGGATACTGCAGCACCATCACCTTTGGCAAGCAGCGAAGAAAAAACTAACGGAGCCAAGCTTAGTCGTCTACTGATTGATGGTGGAACAAAAGTCTTGAGAGATATTTTTCATCGTTATCACCCACCAGCACGCTTGGCTGCAGACCTGAATGCCAATTACCTAATTCTTGTTGATCTCTTTCGCAGAAGAATTCTGGATCGCCATCAGTGGGACACACTGTTCCCACCAGGTCGTGTTTCCCCTGACTCCAACACTTTTGATATAACTCTGCTTTTTCTTCTACTGACCAACATTTGTGGACTTAAACGTCCATCCTCAGGGTGGCATGCCAAGCCACGCTCTAGGGACACTTCCCGTGAGGCAAACCTTGCCCGATTGAAGTATTTCCGTAATGTCTTGTGTCATATCACTACCACTGACGTTAATACAAAAACTTTCTTGCGCCAGTGGAAGGAAATCAGTGGCGCTCTCGTGGACCTTGGATTTGATCAGGCGGAAATAGATAGGTTGCAGGCGGAACGTTGCGGAGAAAAGGATTATCTTAAGGTGTTACGTGACTGGGCTGATAGTGAAGAGGACATTAAATCACAGATGAAGGAGCTGCGTCAAACACTGACTGAGACACAACGAACTGTTGAGGAAATGCATCAGCTCCAGTTAGATGCGTATCTTACCCTCCATTGTAGCAAAACAAAGCTGGAAGAATTGTGTCAGGCCCAACGTGAAGACCGTCAATTGTTTCAGGAGTCTCGTCAGACCCAAAACATGACCTATGAAGCTGTTGGAGAACTTCGTGAGAATCAGACCAAAACAGGCCAAGCTTTGGAAAACGTCCAAGCAGATGTGCAAGAAATGAAGCAGACAATAAGCTGTTTGGAAGGTAAACAAAAAGAGGACACAGTAGACGAGATCCTTCAAGAACTTGCAATGTCAGAGTTTAAAGGAGACATTCAGCATCACGCTGGACGATTTCAAGAAGGCACTCGTGAGTGGATCTTCGCCAAAGTTGAGAAGTGGTTGGATAACAGAAAGACTCAAAACCGTGTGATGGTTATCAGCGGAAATGCGGGGATGGGGAAAACGGTGATCTCTGCTGTAATTTGCCAAAGAATGCAACAAGCTGGGAGATTGTCAGGGAGCCACTTCTGTCAGCATAATAACATTCGTTACAAAAATCCGCAGCTCATGCTGCAATCGTTGGCGTGTCACTTGAGTCATGCCCTACCAGAGTACAAAACAGTTCTCGTGGAAACGCTGTCAAGAAATGTGGGCAGAGAACTCAATAACATGGGTGTGGAAGAACTGTTCGCTCTCCTATTCAAAGAACCTTTAAGCTCTGTGTGTGATCCCGGACATAATATGCTCATGGTAATAGACGGTTTGGATGAAAGTGAGTTTAAAGGACGTAATGAGCTGCTTGATGTAATTGCCAACCACTTTTGTAAATTACCAGTTTGGATTCGATTTCTTGTAACCACTCGTCCAGAGCGGAACATTAcggaaaaactgaaattattaAAGCCGTTTGTACTTGAACCTACTGACGAGATGAACTTAGAAGACATAAAAACATTCTTTGAAAGGCAGCTACAACCTGCAGTAAAACCCGATAATTTCGAGTCTACTATTAAAATGCTTGTAGCAAAGTCGGAAGGACTCATGCTGTATGCttactttcttgttttgcatttcaagGAGAAGGCTTCCTCCCTACACCAAGCAAATTTTGATGTCAGTTTGCCTTTGGGGATCTCGTCAGTGTATCATACGTACTTCAAGCGATTAGAAAATGAACTTATCACGGAGCTTGGCatcaaagaagagaaattcttagatcttctttgttgtctttgtGCTTCAAGGGAGCCTTTGCCAATTGActtagtttctaaagttttacTACCAAGCACGGACTCACCTTTTGCAAGAAGGAAAGTTCTGAAAGCACTTAGCAGTGTTTCGTCACTTCTTCCCATCCGGAGCGGGTGTCTTCACGTGATTCACAAGTCTGTTAAAGACTGGCTGACAGATAAATCCTGCTATGGGGAACACGATTTCCTCATGGACGAGGAAGTGGGCCATGAGTTACTTGGAAAACTCTGTGCGCAGGAGCTTGATGATTTGAAAGCGAAAGGTGTGCATAAAGTACAATTCACCATTGCCCAAAAGTATGCTCTTTATCATGGCGCTCGGCATTTGTTGCACTTAGATGAAAATAGAAGACAACCAAAGCTGGATGAATTGGCGAAGAAGTATGTGCTAGACTTGGAGCTTTTGTTTGCAAGAGTCTGTGCAAACAATTCGAAGGCAACGGAAGACCTCTTGTGGCTTCATTATGAGGGCATTTCGTCGCTATTGTCTCCGGACAGCCACAGTATTCTCAAGACTCTGATGTTTCTTTTGAGGAAGCACCACCTTAGAATGATCAGTCATCCTGGTGTATTTTTGCAAGCCGCGCTAAATGAAGGAGGAACAGATCTGTCCTGTGTTGCTGCGAACCTTCTTCGGAGCAAGTATCCTGAAATTTCATGTATGGAGTATGTCCTCAAGAACACGCAGGCGATATTCGTTTTAGCTAGATTCTTTTGTTCGAGTCGGGTTGCTTGTTTGGATGTCTCAAAGCACTTGGATTACATGGCGTGTGAATGTGCAGACGGAACGCTTCAGCTGTGGTCACTTGAGACTGGCAAGTTAGAATGGACACGCCCTGTCAAGGTAGCGAAATGTCTCGATCGAGTTTTACCCTTGCGATCCCTACCCTCTCGTTCATTGTACCGCTCTGTAGTGTTTCACCCTGCTGAGAACCTTGTTTTGCCAGGAATCTTAAGCCATGGATACGCCACTGATGGAGAGCTCAAACCACTTTTTCCTCAAAGTGATTGCATTTTCACGGTATGTTCAATTTCTGGAGACATGACTAAAATGCTAACTGATTTTCCACACAATGAGAAATGCCTTGTCTTGTGGAGTCTGACGGATGGATCAGAGATCGCACGTTTCTCCACAGATGAAGCAGTTGAGTCTTTTGCTTGGTCCCCAAATGGGAGGCTAATTGCAGTTTCCTTTCGTACAAGATTAATTTCTTTGATTGATGCAACAAATGGCTTTCGGACACTAGTACAAAAGGAGGTCCCAAGAATGCTTGGACCGATTAAATTTTCCTCTGACCAAAAAgctctttttgtttccttggGGGTTGCCAAGGGGATTGACTTGTGCCGTTTCAATATCAACATGGTGGACACCCATAGCTTTTCTTTAGATCTTTCTCCAGATGATGGTGGTGGTGCTGAATCACATTGTGACTTTGGTTTTCTCTCAGGCGATGTGATTCCTGCTTCAGGGTgggatttgttttttaattttcgccTGAACAAAGAAACCGTTCTGAGGTTTTCTCCTAAAATGATTACCATTGAAATGTTGAATGCGAGTGCAGCAGCCATCGAACCTGACGTTCATGGTGGAACCCAAGATCTGGTATTGTCTTTGAATGGAGATATCTTGTATGTTTTGAGTTATGAATTTTCTGATTGTGCAAGCCTTATCGGAGTTTGGGACACGTCAAGTGGGAACTTCATAACAGAGAAAAAGGTGAAACATATGGGCATCATTCGTGTTGTAGCTGTGACGGaaggtgttttgtttgaatgcTGTGAGCCCTTTGGCAACTCTGTTGAGCTCTGGGATTCGAAATTGGCAGCGCGTATCTATCGATGGCCCAACTTTGGCGAACTCCGACGGAGTATTCCCATATCAGAGACACAAGTGGCATTCATCGAAGGTGGAGGAGTAGTTAAACGAAGGTTGGAAATGACAATCCTGGATACAAGTAATGGAAGTGTTGTGGCATCAATCGCACTTGATTATCGCAGAAACGTCGTTGCATGCAATAGCAAATGTCAGGTCGTAACAGCCAGTGGGCACACACTTCAGTGTTCGGATGGAACATCTGTACTGTGGGAAACTGACCTTGATCTGCCAGCACACAATTCAGATGATCACTGCAATTACCGTTTCTGTGGCATGGTTTCTCCTGCAGAACAATATCTGTTGATTTGGGCGGAAGGCCCAACAAGTGATGATTGTCGTTACGTACTCGATGCTTGCTCAGGCACTGTTCTGAACACTTTGTTGAAAGGCCGCACTGACGTTGTCGATTGCAAATTTATCAGTGACGTGGAGTGTGTTATGCTCTGCTCTAAAGGGGCCTTTCCTATGGAAGAGGCTCGTCTTGAGTTGCATAATGCCCTGTCTGGTAATGTACTGACTGTTCTTGAGCTAGATTACGCTCTGAACTTCCTACACGCAGCAGTGTGTCCTCGAAATCGTTTTATCGCTGTAGAGCTTTTGAAGTCCTCACGGTCCTCCTcatcaaattttaaagttatacGGGCGTGGTCCTCTGAACGTAGAGTGTGTGGAAACAACGGAAG GATGGGTGAAACGGAGGCATCAAACGACGACAGGAAGCAGATGATTAGCGCGCG tttctttGCAGGAAAACAGAGGGATCAAACGAGGACAGGAAGTAGATGA